The segment GCACCTGGGTGTCGAGGAGCGCTTCCGGCCGGCCCGCAAGGCCCACCCCGGGCTGCTCGTCGACGGCGTCGACGCGCTGGCCGCCCGGCTCGAGGCCGCAGGGGTCGAGGTCGTGTGGGACGGCGACTTCCCGGGCTACCGCCGGTGCTACGTCGCCGACCCGGTCGGCAACCGGCTGGAGCTGCTCGAGCCGCTCTGACATCGCCGGCTGGCGGGCCTCCGGCGCAGAAGGTGCACCGCTCGCCCGCCAGCCGGCCGATAGTCGACCTGCCGATAGTCGACCTAGCGAGGGCCGCCGTCGTGCAGCCGGGGGTTGGCCTCGAGGCCGGACAGCCCGTTCCACGCCAGGTTGACCAGGTGGGCCGCGACGTCGGCCTTCTTCGGCCTGCGCGCGTCGACCCACCACTGGCCGGTCAGCGCCACCATGCCGACCAGCATCTGCGCGTACATCGGGGCGAACTCCGGGTCGAAGCCGCGCTCCCTGAACTGGTTGGCCATGATGTGCTCGACCTGGCTCGCGGCGTCGCTGATCAGCGACGCGAAGGTGCCGGTCGACTGGGCGACGGGGGAGTCGCGCACCAGGATCCGGAAGCCGTCGGTCGAGGACTCGACGTAGTCGAGCAGCGCGAAGGCCGCGCGCTCCAGCAGCTCACGCGGATGGCCCTGGCTGGTCAGCGCCCCGGTGATGGAGTCGAGCAGGGCGCGCATCTCGCGGTCGACCACGACGGCGTACAGCCCCTCCTTGCCGCCGAAGTGCTCGTAGACGACCGGCTTGGAGACGCCCGCCTTCTGGGCGATCTCCTCGACCGAGGTCGCGTCGAACCCCTTCTGGGCGAAGAGCGAGCGGCCGATGTCGAGCAGCTGCTCGCGGCGTTCCTTGCCGGTCATCCGGGCCCGGCCGTCGCGCCGGCCCTTGGCCTGCTGGGGCAGCGCGTCCCTCGTGGTGCTCCCGTCCCCCGAGACCGCCATCAGGCGGCCCGGCGGGCGTCGAGGCGCTCCTGCTTCGGCCACCGGACTTCGTAGGCCCAGCCGCACGCCTCGAAGAGCTGGATCACCCGGGCGCCGGAGTCGACCTGGCCGCGCAGCACGCCGGTGCGTGCGCACGTCGGGTCGGCGTGGTGCAGGTTGTGCCAGGACTCGCCCATGGACAGGACGGCCAGCCACCAGACGTTGCCGGCCCGGTCCCGGCTCTCGAAGGGCCGCTCGCCCATCGCGTGACAGATCGAGTTGATCGACCAGGTGACGTGGTGCAACAGGCCGACCCGCACCAGGCTGGCCCAGAAGAACGCGGTCAGGGCACCCTGCCAGGACCAGGTCATCAGTCCGCCGAGGACGGCCGGCAGCGCGAGGGAGACCAGCGCGAGTGCGGGGAAGGCGCGGCTGACCCGGCGGATGTCCCTGTCGGCCAGCAGGTCGGGGGCGTACTGCCGGGCCGGGGTCTGCTCGACGTCGAACAGCCAGCCCATGTGGGCGTACCAGAGCCCCTTCATCAGCGCCGGCACGGACTCGCCGTAGCGCCACGGCGAGTGCGGGTCGCCCTCCTTGTCGGAGAACTTGTGGTGCTTGCGGTGGTCGGCCACCCAGCGGATGGCCGGCCCCTCGATCGCCAGGCTGCCCGCGACGGCCAGCCCGACCCGCAGCGGCCGCTTGGCCTTGAACGAGCCGTGGGTCAGGTAGCGGTGGAAGCCCACCGTGATGCCGTGGCCGGCGACGGCATAGAAGACGAACGACAACAGCACGTCCGACCAGCCCAGCCAGCCGCCCCACGCCACCGGCACCGCGAGCAGGATCGCCACGAACGGGACGGCGATGAAGGAGACTAGCGCGACCTGCTCGACGACCCCCTTGCGCTCGTCGCCCAGGGTGCCCCGGGGCAGGTCGGTCGTCGGGCGATCGGTCACGGGTGCGGTCATGCGGCGGGCCTCCTTGAGAGTCGGAAAGACGCCGGCTACTCCACCGTAAGCTACGCGACCGTAACCTCCGCCCTCTTCTCGAAGGGCGAGCCCATCAGGAGCTCCTCGAAGTCGTGGCGGGTGCGACGAGCCGGACGTGCCTCATGCGTGGTCGATCAGGACCAGGACGAGGCAGCCGAACCACATGAGGACCTGCCAGCGCAGGGCATACCGCCGTGGCCACACGAACGCCGGGAGCACCGTGCGTCCTAGGACGATCCGCCTGCGCGGGAGTGATGAGGGCACCGGCCCGGCGGCATAGAAGTCCAGGTCTGCCCATCGGGCACGCCTGCCATGGCCGCTGTCGAAGCTGGCGCGCGATGCCACTCTGCGCTTCCAGGTCCGGCGGTGCCTCACCTGGACCTCATCGGCCGCATCCGGCGGCCTCTTGAGAGCGTATTCCAGCGCGCGCGGGGTGGGGCAACTG is part of the Actinomycetes bacterium genome and harbors:
- a CDS encoding VOC family protein → MSRVVGLHHVQLAAPAGSEDALRDFYGGLLGLPEVPKPPVLAARGGAWFRSAGVELHLGVEERFRPARKAHPGLLVDGVDALAARLEAAGVEVVWDGDFPGYRRCYVADPVGNRLELLEPL
- a CDS encoding TetR/AcrR family transcriptional regulator, which gives rise to MAVSGDGSTTRDALPQQAKGRRDGRARMTGKERREQLLDIGRSLFAQKGFDATSVEEIAQKAGVSKPVVYEHFGGKEGLYAVVVDREMRALLDSITGALTSQGHPRELLERAAFALLDYVESSTDGFRILVRDSPVAQSTGTFASLISDAASQVEHIMANQFRERGFDPEFAPMYAQMLVGMVALTGQWWVDARRPKKADVAAHLVNLAWNGLSGLEANPRLHDGGPR
- a CDS encoding fatty acid desaturase, which produces MTAPVTDRPTTDLPRGTLGDERKGVVEQVALVSFIAVPFVAILLAVPVAWGGWLGWSDVLLSFVFYAVAGHGITVGFHRYLTHGSFKAKRPLRVGLAVAGSLAIEGPAIRWVADHRKHHKFSDKEGDPHSPWRYGESVPALMKGLWYAHMGWLFDVEQTPARQYAPDLLADRDIRRVSRAFPALALVSLALPAVLGGLMTWSWQGALTAFFWASLVRVGLLHHVTWSINSICHAMGERPFESRDRAGNVWWLAVLSMGESWHNLHHADPTCARTGVLRGQVDSGARVIQLFEACGWAYEVRWPKQERLDARRAA